In Desulfosediminicola ganghwensis, a single window of DNA contains:
- a CDS encoding response regulator, whose product MAEKKTVLLVDDDPDFVEAVKVIVESGGYNVQVAYDGKEGIEAVKTARPDIIVLDVMMPVMDGHAACAALKSNPETQDIPIILLTAVADRVTTSKYSHRDMLESEAEDYMPKPVDPPELLSLIRRWLV is encoded by the coding sequence ATGGCTGAGAAAAAAACTGTACTGCTGGTTGATGACGATCCTGATTTCGTAGAAGCTGTGAAAGTGATCGTGGAAAGCGGCGGCTACAACGTGCAGGTAGCCTACGACGGTAAGGAGGGAATAGAGGCGGTCAAGACCGCAAGGCCTGACATCATCGTGCTGGATGTGATGATGCCGGTTATGGACGGCCATGCAGCCTGTGCAGCTCTTAAAAGCAACCCGGAAACCCAGGATATTCCCATAATTTTGTTGACTGCGGTTGCAGATCGGGTCACCACTTCCAAGTATTCGCACCGCGATATGCTGGAGAGTGAGGCTGAGGATTATATGCCGAAGCCGGTTGATCCGCCGGAGCTGCTCAGTTTGATTCGCCGCTGGTTAGTATAA